One window from the genome of Pseudomonas fluorescens encodes:
- a CDS encoding response regulator transcription factor: MSRILLVEDHERLAQLVSTGLTNAGIAVDVINRMDGAWAAIQRVPYQALILDRGLPDGDGLVLLKRLRSAGLGLPCLVLTARDALHDRVQGLDAGADDYLPKPFAMDEMVARVRALLRRPVDCRPLAPSHGDLSLQPETGTLCCANESITLAPAEMQIMLLLLRKPGEIVRRPSIEAAGWGLSEAVTPNALDVALHRIRRKLLAIGSRQRIVNLRGLGYALRQVDVVE; the protein is encoded by the coding sequence ATGAGCCGCATTCTGTTGGTCGAGGACCACGAACGCTTGGCCCAACTGGTCAGCACGGGATTGACGAACGCCGGGATCGCCGTCGATGTGATCAACCGCATGGACGGTGCATGGGCGGCCATCCAGCGGGTGCCCTACCAGGCGCTGATCCTCGATCGCGGCTTGCCGGACGGCGACGGGCTGGTCTTGTTGAAGCGCCTGCGCAGCGCCGGGCTTGGCCTGCCGTGCCTGGTGCTCACGGCACGGGATGCCCTGCATGATCGGGTACAAGGGCTCGATGCCGGTGCCGATGACTATCTGCCCAAGCCGTTTGCCATGGATGAAATGGTCGCCCGGGTGCGGGCTTTGCTGCGGCGCCCCGTGGACTGTCGCCCACTGGCGCCCAGCCACGGTGACCTGAGCCTGCAACCCGAGACCGGCACTCTGTGCTGTGCGAATGAAAGCATTACCCTGGCGCCGGCGGAAATGCAGATCATGTTGCTGCTGTTGCGCAAGCCTGGGGAAATCGTCCGCCGCCCCAGCATAGAGGCGGCGGGCTGGGGCTTGAGCGAGGCGGTCACGCCGAACGCCCTGGACGTGGCCCTGCACCGTATCCGCCGCAAGCTGCTTGCCATCGGCTCCCGCCAACGCATTGTCAACTTGCGAGGTCTCGGTTATGCGCTCCGCCAGGTCGACGTGGTTGAGTAG
- a CDS encoding MipA/OmpV family protein has translation MHLLRLAVSTIPSLILLTAPPSALAAQAAEPETAKPSSSWGLGVGAISSQQPYTGIDRDNKAIPLIYFENEYLRVFGPNAEAKLSQLEINDTQHIDFSLVGQYDFSGYDADDSRVFDGMSDRKSSFWAGAKVQWHTDWVDAHAEWLADVSGNSKGQRFNLGLERTWRLDDRITLTPHVTAMWQDKKYVDYYFGVRDSEARIDRAAYDGKSALNTEFGVRGNYMFDKHHSVFLDIKATRFASEIKDSPLVDRSTENSALFGYLYRF, from the coding sequence ATGCATTTGCTGCGCTTAGCCGTTTCCACCATCCCGAGCCTGATCCTACTCACTGCGCCCCCTTCAGCGCTGGCCGCACAGGCCGCCGAACCTGAAACCGCCAAACCGTCTTCGTCCTGGGGGCTGGGGGTCGGCGCCATCAGCAGCCAGCAGCCCTATACCGGCATCGATCGTGACAACAAGGCGATACCGCTGATCTACTTCGAGAACGAATACCTGCGGGTGTTCGGCCCGAACGCCGAGGCCAAGCTGTCGCAGCTCGAGATCAACGACACCCAGCACATCGATTTCAGCCTCGTGGGCCAGTACGACTTCAGTGGCTATGATGCCGATGACTCGCGGGTTTTCGATGGCATGAGCGACCGTAAAAGCAGCTTCTGGGCCGGAGCGAAAGTGCAGTGGCACACCGACTGGGTGGACGCCCACGCCGAGTGGCTGGCGGATGTATCGGGCAACAGCAAGGGGCAGCGCTTCAACCTGGGCCTGGAGCGGACCTGGCGACTCGACGACCGCATCACCCTCACGCCCCACGTGACGGCGATGTGGCAGGACAAGAAATACGTCGATTATTATTTTGGCGTACGCGACAGTGAAGCCCGCATCGATCGCGCGGCCTATGATGGCAAGTCCGCCCTCAATACCGAGTTTGGCGTCCGGGGAAACTACATGTTCGATAAGCACCACTCTGTGTTCCTCGATATCAAGGCGACCCGCTTCGCCAGCGAGATCAAGGACAGCCCGCTGGTAGATCGTTCTACCGAAAACAGCGCGCTGTTCGGCTACCTGTACCGCTTCTGA